Proteins encoded by one window of Arabidopsis thaliana chromosome 2, partial sequence:
- a CDS encoding Thioredoxin superfamily protein (Thioredoxin superfamily protein; FUNCTIONS IN: electron carrier activity, arsenate reductase (glutaredoxin) activity, protein disulfide oxidoreductase activity; INVOLVED IN: cell redox homeostasis; EXPRESSED IN: 23 plant structures; EXPRESSED DURING: 13 growth stages; CONTAINS InterPro DOMAIN/s: Thioredoxin fold (InterPro:IPR012335), Glutaredoxin (InterPro:IPR002109), Glutaredoxin, eukaryotic/virial (InterPro:IPR011899), Thioredoxin-like fold (InterPro:IPR012336); BEST Arabidopsis thaliana protein match is: Glutaredoxin family protein (TAIR:AT4G28730.1).): MVAATVNLANMTWTSLNSNPAISFSMLSGIRNLGMLPFRRCLKPTVIGIASWPPLRCSSVKAMSSSSSSSGSTLEETVKTTVAENPVVVYSKTWCSYSSQVKSLFKSLQVEPLVVELDQLVSLGKTSLPHDIGLKHLQKFWWFLAFPGSEGSQLQNVLEKITGQYTVPNVFIGGKHIGGCSDTLQLHNKGELEAILAEANGKNGQT, translated from the exons ATGGTAGCCGCAACAGTAAACCTCGCGAACATGACATGGACGTCGTTAAATTCAAATCCAGcaatctctttctccatgTTAAGCGGAATCAGAAACTTGGGCATGTTACCTTTCAGGAGATGTCTAAAGCCGACAGTTATCGGAATCGCGTCGTGGCCACCACTCCGTTGTTCTTCTGTTAAGGCTAtgtcttcatcatcgtcttcgtcTGGATCGACATTGGAGGAGACTGTTAAAACGACTGTGGCAGAGAACCCTGTCGTTGTTTACTCCAAAACCTGGTGCTC ATACTCGTCTCAAGTGAAGTCCTTGTTCAAGAGTCTTCAAGTTGAGCCACTGGTTGTTGAATTGGATCAACTTG TTTCTTTGGGTAAAACATCTCTGCCTCATGATATTGGTCTGAAAcatttacaaaagttttggtGGTTTTTGGCGTTTCCAGGTTCAGAAGGGTCGCAGCTGCAGAATGTGTTGGAGAAAATTACTGGACAATACACTGTTCCCAATGTTTTCATCG GAGGCAAGCACATTGGTGGCTGCTCAG ATACATTGCAGCTGCACAATAAAGGAGAGCTGGAAGCAATTTTAGCTGAAGCCAATGGAAAAAACGGTCAGACCTAG
- a CDS encoding Thioredoxin superfamily protein (Thioredoxin superfamily protein; FUNCTIONS IN: electron carrier activity, arsenate reductase (glutaredoxin) activity, protein disulfide oxidoreductase activity; INVOLVED IN: cell redox homeostasis; LOCATED IN: chloroplast, chloroplast stroma; EXPRESSED IN: 24 plant structures; EXPRESSED DURING: 13 growth stages; CONTAINS InterPro DOMAIN/s: Glutaredoxin (InterPro:IPR002109), Glutaredoxin subgroup (InterPro:IPR014025), Glutaredoxin, eukaryotic/virial (InterPro:IPR011899), Thioredoxin-like fold (InterPro:IPR012336); BEST Arabidopsis thaliana protein match is: Glutaredoxin family protein (TAIR:AT4G28730.1); Has 5647 Blast hits to 5632 proteins in 1225 species: Archae - 8; Bacteria - 2859; Metazoa - 470; Fungi - 354; Plants - 907; Viruses - 110; Other Eukaryotes - 939 (source: NCBI BLink).) encodes MVAATVNLANMTWTSLNSNPAISFSMLSGIRNLGMLPFRRCLKPTVIGIASWPPLRCSSVKAMSSSSSSSGSTLEETVKTTVAENPVVVYSKTWCSYSSQVKSLFKSLQVEPLVVELDQLGSEGSQLQNVLEKITGQYTVPNVFIGGKHIGGCSDTLQLHNKGELEAILAEANGKNGQT; translated from the exons ATGGTAGCCGCAACAGTAAACCTCGCGAACATGACATGGACGTCGTTAAATTCAAATCCAGcaatctctttctccatgTTAAGCGGAATCAGAAACTTGGGCATGTTACCTTTCAGGAGATGTCTAAAGCCGACAGTTATCGGAATCGCGTCGTGGCCACCACTCCGTTGTTCTTCTGTTAAGGCTAtgtcttcatcatcgtcttcgtcTGGATCGACATTGGAGGAGACTGTTAAAACGACTGTGGCAGAGAACCCTGTCGTTGTTTACTCCAAAACCTGGTGCTC ATACTCGTCTCAAGTGAAGTCCTTGTTCAAGAGTCTTCAAGTTGAGCCACTGGTTGTTGAATTGGATCAACTTG GTTCAGAAGGGTCGCAGCTGCAGAATGTGTTGGAGAAAATTACTGGACAATACACTGTTCCCAATGTTTTCATCG GAGGCAAGCACATTGGTGGCTGCTCAG ATACATTGCAGCTGCACAATAAAGGAGAGCTGGAAGCAATTTTAGCTGAAGCCAATGGAAAAAACGGTCAGACCTAG